DNA from Magnolia sinica isolate HGM2019 chromosome 19, MsV1, whole genome shotgun sequence:
AGCCTCGGAGTAAACCACGTCGGCTGAGCTGCCGGTGTTGATCAGAATACGGTACACCTTATGATTAGCTATGGTCATGGTAACCACCAGAGCATCATCGTGTGGATGCTGGATTCCTCGGGCATCATCCTCGGTGAATGTCAGGCTACACGGGCTGACCCGAAGTTCCTTGCTAGGCTGCTTGGTCAGGTGGACGTAATGTTCCTAATCAGGCTTCCGAGAGTGGGCTTTCCGAGCCCTATTCGAATCTCCCTCATCGGATGAACCCCCaaaaatggtgtggatttcagcTGGCTCTTCCGGGGGGTTATTCTGCTGCTCCCGCGCTTCTTTTTGAGCAGTTTTTCCTTCTTTGGTGTATCGGCGTAGATGTCCCTTTCGAATAAGGGTCTTAATCTCACCTTTGAGATCTACATAGTCAATCGTGTTATGGCCGTGATCTCGGTTAAAGCGGCAGTACTTACGCTTGTCTTGATGATCCGGGTCGGCCCTCACAAAACGGGCCAATTCAGCAGCTTTTCTCCTCGGATGTCTAATAGAATTTGCTCAATGGATGTGTTAAGGGGGGTGTAGGAGCGAAACTTTTCCTCCAGCCTTCTACTTGGGCGACGATTGCGAGGGGCGCGGTCATCAGGCCATTTGTTGGACAGCTGGGATTCCTCATTCCTAAgcctcttccctttaccattcgaCTTTGTCACTTGAACATTTTTGCGGGCATTGGAGAATTCTTCGGCGTTAGTGTATTTCTGAGCTCTGACAAAGAGTTCTGCTAACGTCTTTGGTGGGTTCTTTCTAATGGAGAAGGTGAATTTTCATTCTTTTAGGCTGCTGAGCACGACTGCGAGTGTCATCTTGTCGTCGTAATCTTTTATTAACAGTGCTTTCTCATTAAAGCGAgcgatgtaatctttcaatgactCCTTCAGCTCTTGCTTGATAGCAAATAGGTGAGTGTTGGGCTTTCGACttctcttaccacttatgaattgggtaaggaatagcCAACTCAACTTTGTGAAGGAACTAATGGAATTTGGCTTGAGCTGCCGATGCCAACTCCAAGCGGAGCCCGTGAGCGTGATTGAGAATCCTCGGTACATCATGACATCCGTCGCCGTCTGTATCTGCATCCATGAACGATAGGCTTCCACATGCTCGGACGGGTCTCTGTACCCAGAGTATTGGATGAAGGAGGTATCCGAAACTTCTGAGGCATCACCTCATtcatgattttcgaggtgaagggaggctcagtctcttccatcattgcctgaaCAGCGGTGGGAACTGACGTCGGCTGTTGTTTCTTTTCTAAAGCTAGGAATTTGTCGTTGAGCTCTGCGAACCGTTTCTCCCAAGGGTCCTTGTTTTTCGCTACGATTTCTTGGGTGTTTTCTATTTCTGGAGTCCTCCTTCCCCTCCTCCGTTCTAGCCGATGACGGAGATCCATTGTTGTCAGGGCCGAAGTGACCGAAGCATTGGTCGGAGCTCGAGTGGCTGTGCTCCGAGCCGAGACTCGGATTTGGGTCGGAGGAGGATTCTGACTCGAAATCGGTATCTAGGGGTGTTAAGGCACCTTGGGCCTCATACTCCTCGGCGTGGAGTGAGCTTTCATGACAAGACCGATTGACTCGAGAACAGGGTTTTCTTGAGTCGGGCGTGGTTGTGTCTCTTGTTGTTGCTTCATCCGGTTTACTTCATCATGCGGGGCCTGTATTTCGTTCTGCACAGCTCGATACTTACTTGCCCGATTGCGAGAACGCTGAGAAGGCCCCGGGGCTAATTCGGCATGAAGTAGTGAGGAGGAGCTAGTCTGCTCATTTGATTCTGGTTCTGCAACtactactttcttctttcctctagccATTATGCTCGAGAATAGGAACCTGACATTTTGTATCAGATTCCTACAGACGGTGCCAAAAATGTTGAGGACAAAATCTGGACGGCTCTCCACTTTAACTCTCAAGGTCTGACCCACTTGAACGTCTCGAGCCTGTACATTaacaagcaaaggagaccctggctaagccgggggaccctccgatgcctaagttaagtcaagggaatctgggtctaagttgaggaGCCAAGGGAGAGTGTAAGATATTGTGTACCTATAGCGGTGGGGTCTCATCGTATTTATACCTGATTGTCGGATGGTCAGGGTccattaatctcggcacgattcgctCAATCAGGAGGGTTTtcggatcgtggagatattgtaCACGATCCAAGGATCGTGTATTGTGCATGCGCATCTGCGGGCGAAGTAACCGATTATGTCCGCTTATGGTAGGTTCCAAGTTTAGTGCATAATGCACTCACATTTCGCCCTGACCTTCGTTCGGGACATTTATAGAAAGATGAGGATGAAGACGAGCCCTCGGCTCGAACATCCTTCTTCAGAGGAAGATGAGGCTGAGGACGAGCCCTCGGCCCAGACATCCTTCTTCGAATGAAGATGAAGACGAGGACGAGGATAGGGCCTTGGTTTAGGTCATCGCTCATTGGTTGAAGCTTACCATACCCGACCCAGGGTTTGGTTCAGACGTCGCTTTCTTTGGCAGTATTCGTCATTTCGAATATTCTCGCGTCTGATTGGACTAAGAAGATGCTGATCCTCAGAACTATAAGGGGCTCAAATCTTCCTATAACAGAAACCATGAAATATATCCCACACTCCTCAAAAAACAAACTAAGTGCAACATCTAAACTATTTACAAACCATATCCACATAGAGGCATGATGAGTGAGATGATGACATTTGCAAAATAGCATTTTATAAACTTATTAAAGAAGCATAAGAATATAGAGCAAGGTTATACTTACTATACATAAACAATGATCCAACAAAGTGTGTCACGAAAGAATGATGGAATGTTGAAGCCCCTTTAGCATTTAGGATACCACGCATACTTGCATTGCACACTAAAGGTCCGGCCCTTAGtcctataaaaaaaaatcccttttcAAGACAAAGCGTCCTTATTATATCAACGGTTCTGAATAGCAATGAGACATCCAAGAGAATCATATCCTAAGATCCCTAGATTAGTATTAAACAAAGTACTTAAATATGATAATCGAATCCCTACTTTTCGTCAATCATGAACACTTGTCATTATAAATAGGGAAATGATTCTATGCGGTcaattcccatgaggtcgagttgtgtggggtccaccatggttttttgcaaacatcaacaccatgcatttcatgggtcCCTTTtatattatgggatatcccaaaaatgagccgtataaaaaactcaggtgggccataccatctaaaatcataagaagacatgcctaaaacatataaaagcacttggtggagctcacctgaaatttggatatgtcTGAAATTTGATCTGACCCCTCAtaaaagtgggacacacataatggatgggctggatttgtgaaccacatctaggtgagcCCAACAACTAattaggaatgttttaatggaaggtaacccctctcatTTGTTATATGTGCTGTGGCCCAACCAAGTCgtgaattaacttgatttttaagacaaaGGCCCATCATAGAATACTGCGTCTTTCTGATGGGGTAATGTTAGacaagcatcactgtgggcccacactgctcgaccttcccatgaggtcgaccgtatagaaccattTTAAATGTCATAAGATAACAAAGTCTTTGAGAAACCTCCAACTCTCTTCATAATATCTATAAAAGAAATCATAATGAGATGATCTTTAATTTTCATGGGCACGACCAATCAAATTACTAATACAATATAATCTCAGGCTActatgactcttttttttttttttttttgggggttagcatgttagtacacactccatgttagccacccccgctgaggatcgataccaagacctcaagtgttaaaACGAGGTTTCTCTACTCAGTcggccagttgagctatggatctgggtgtatggAACGGTTGCGATCGTCCAATCGGAATTGAGATTCGGGCTATGGCCATCAAAAGGTGAAGTCCATGGTTTGAAAATCGATGAGGAGTTTTATCGAACTTTTGGTGGTCGAGATGCCTCAGCGATTGTTTCATCCATAGCACCCGAAAAGTGTAAttgtaaaaccaaaaaaaaaaaaaaaaaaaacaaataaaggcACGAAAAGCCAGATAcgaggatggatggatggaatccTCTCCTTCCCCTTTCAGGAGGCCGCATGCGCTTCCTGGGCCCCACCACAACCTTCTCTCCACTGCTTTTCTTTTGTCTCCTAACGCCCGTCCCAATTTTTTAACAGGCAAAAAAGCGATTCGCGCGCAGGATATATTCAAGAGTTGCAGGCATATGTTCTGATGTCGCAAACGCGTGTAAGATCCGAGACATCGATCATGGAGTGTCCACCGTAATAATTCATGGGGTCCACTAATTGGTAAGGTCACACTTCGTTGGGGAAAATCAACGGCTATAAAAATATCATTGTTGGTCAATGCAGGGCCTGTTTAacgagtgatgtcttgattttcAGGTCAGAGCATTcttagggtgggccccatgtaaagATCTGCACCGATCTTTACACGAATCCCTCGTCGGCACGTGCGCTGCGAGTTACCTTCTTAATTTCTCATCCCAATATCACCTCAGTATTTCTTTCTCTAATTTTCATGGTGTGGTTCTGTGTACCCAGTACGCACCGAGAGGCGGTGTACATCATTCGCCAAAGGagtcggattcggtagtgacccctcgaCTACCGAGGTCGGTactggtcggtgctgtgggccccaaaatgatgtatttgtttaatccattccgtctatccattttttcaactcagtttagagcattatcccaaaaacgaAGCGCATCGAAATCTCATGTTGatcacacaataaaaaaaaatggtaagtgaacgcccaccattaaaatcttctcgggggccatgaaagttttggatcaagctcatatttgtatttttcctcatTCATATCTCTAATAtctaatcaacgggttggatggcaaataaatattaccgcAGGCCTCGGGAAGCTTCTAATGTTGGGTGTTCAGTCACCaccttttcttatggtgtggtccacctgaaatttggatatgcctcatgttTTGGATCATGCATTaagatgagctggaaaatgggatggatggcacggataaaacacatacatcattgtggggcccatagaaccgTTTCTCAGTCCTAGAGGGATCACTACCGCAGCATTCGAGTCCATTCTCCAACCGTCCGTCGGTGGTTGGCGGGAGCTACCAACGCATCCAAAGTAGGATTTTGATTTTGCGCTGCATCCAATTCTAGAACAAGCGTTGAGATTTCCGCTCGGCATTCATGGACGGAGGAGATAGATGGTGTACAACAAACCCACGTGTACAGTACCCTGTACACACGGTCTTTTCCCATGATAAATAATAAAACGATATATAATGTATTAAATGTCGTACTTATGGATATTATTTAGGGGCTCGACTTTCAAAGCTGGAAGAACTGCTCCTGACGTCATCGCATTGGAACCAATTCCCGTGTGGGCCCCATCAGCCACGATCCGCGGAGTGTCGAATCATTGGGCGTGCAGCCTCCATTTTCTGTGAGatcatttttaaataaaatgaaaaaccaACTAAAAACCTTCAAATAGCTTCATTTGTGTGGTCAGATATTCAGCGTGAAATCCACGCCGTAAAATCCGTACAAATGAAAGGggacttatttgatactctggcggggCTGATCTTGATACGTAGGCACCCAAAATTGTGAACGCTGCACGCTCTTGCTAAACTCGAATCGATTAAATTGTAGAACCTACATTCGAACCTCTGATTATATCATCAACACTCATTAAAAAATGACCGTTgggtatatttcatttttaaccgttcatcCAATGTTGTCGTATCCGTTAGCTAGATGATCAATGATCTAAACATTCATTCACGGTACATGTGA
Protein-coding regions in this window:
- the LOC131234535 gene encoding uncharacterized protein LOC131234535; the protein is MDLRHRLERRRGRRTPEIENTQEIVAKNKDPWEKRFAELNDKFLALEKKQQPTSVPTAVQIQTATDVMMYRGFSITLTGSAWSWHRQLKPNSISSFTKLSWLFLTQFISGKRSRKPNTHLFAIKQELKESLKDYIARFNEKALKNPPKTLAELFVRAQKYTNAEEFSNARKNVQVTKSNGKGKRLRNEESQLSNKWPDDRAPRNRRPSRRLEEKHPRRKAAELARFVRADPDHQDKRKYCRFNRDHGHNTIDYVDLKGEIKTLIRKGHLRRYTKEGKTAQKEAREQQNNPPEEPAEIHTIFGGSSDEGDSNRARKAHSRKPD